GTGATTGCTTGTTTCTCGCGACGGAACGCATCTTGGGTGTCACAGCAGGCGTGGTCGAACCGCCGCGCGAGTTCGACTTCGAGCCAGGGATAAAACGGTGAATCCGGTTTGATGACGAGCTTGCGCATCAGAGATTGCGGGTGCAGGGACGGTAACCCCACGTTCTGGACATCCCTCACGCGAAAATACATGAGACGCCCACGCAGGTGTGTGCGATCGACCCATGCGGCTACCTTCACGTAGTGAGCATCTGGTACCAGAAGCGAAAGACCGAAACTACGTAACAGGCGTTCGGCCGCACCTTCCCAGTCCGCCTCATTATCGCGCACTTGCAGTAGCTCGCCCGCGAACGGCAGATCTTCGGCATTTATCGAAAGCTCGGCACACAGCCGGTCGCGAATGGCAAGCACACGAGAGTCGATATTGGAGCGCCGTTCACGCAGAGAGACGACCTCAGCCGAGATTTCGTCGTGCTCGCGCTTCAATTGACGAAATTCAATTTCCGTCTCAGTGTGCGCATTCTGCACTTCGGCCTGCCGGGATTGGGCCGCTTCGCGCTCGTCGTGCAACCGGTGCCCGTTGGCGAGGAACGTCTCGATATCCCGCACCTCAGGAAAACTCAAGGCGCGCGCGAGCGCGTTGTACTTCTCGGCGCGTTCCATGCGCCGGGTTTTCTCTTCCCGTTTGGCCGCGATCTCGCTGGCGATGCGCTCGATGCGGTCGCCACCGTTGTCGGCGATAGCGCGTTTCAAGTCATCGCGTTCCGCCTGCCGGCTGCGCCGCTTTTCGGTCAGTGCGCCGATGCGGGCGGCAAGCCGCGCCAGCTCAGCGTCCAGGCTGGCGATGCGCTTGGCGAGCAGCTCGCCTTTGAGTTGGGCGAACCAGGGTTTGAGTGCCTCTCGGCAGGCGCGCAGTTCCTCTACCTGGGCGGCGATCTCGGCGTGATGATCGCAGTCAGCCACCAAGGGATCGAGTGCCTTGATCTGGACCTTGGCCTTGAGTACCGCTTCGTGGGCACGGTTGAGATCGTCGAAGTGGCTAACCAGCGCCTCGATGCGACTCTCTACCGGGAAGGCCTCCAGCATATGGTCGCGCACGAAGTCGGTGAGATTACCAACCGATTTCATGGACACGGTCTGGTTGAAGAGATCCATCGCCTGCTCGTTGCCGATGCCGAAGCGGCGGCGGAAGGCAGCTCCATAAGGCGGGAAGCTGTCGTGCACCTCGACTTGCGGGCTGCGGCGCAGCCGTTTCTTGAGATCGTTGATGTCGGCGCCGAAGCCCGCGAAGTGTTCGGCAATTGAAAGCGGAACATCCGCCACCACGTAGAAGCGCTGTGGCTGGCCTTCACCGTCCTTGATCCAGAACACCTGGGCGAGCGTCACGTGCTGGTCGAAGCCCTCGTTGCGAAAATGGCCGAGGAGGACCGCATAGCTGTTGTGGTCGCGCAGCGCAACCGGACGGGCCGCCAGTCCCGTGTCGGAGCGTTCCGACTTGTAATGGCCGAGCACATAGGATTTCAGCGTGCGTTCCTTGCTCTCGGCCCCGGCCGCCTTGTTGTAGGTGATCTTCTGCGCCGGGACGAGCAACGTCGTGATCGCATCCACCAGCGTGGATTTGCCCGAGCCGATATCGCCGGTGAGTAGGGTGTTGTCGCCCTTAGGATGTAAGCTCCAGACCTTGTTGTGGAACGTGCCCCAGTTGTAGACCTCAAAGCGGTGCAGTCGGAAACCGGCGCGCTCGTCCGAGCCAGCGAAGTCGATAGGCTGGGTTTGCATCCGGTCCATTATTCGCCCGCTTCGGCAATGTGACTGCGATAGCCCTTGAGCCGCTCATCGAACTCGGCCAGCCACTGGGCTTCGACGAAGGTCTTGAGGATACGCATGACCTCGAACTGGTGCTCCTGGCCGCGCAGCTTGCGCAGGAAGCCGAGTTCCACGAGCTTGTTGATGTGGCTGTCAATGCGATCGAGGAGCCTCGCCTCGTTCGCGGTATCGGGCAGGAACACGCGCACCAATTCGACGATCTGCTCACCGGTGAGGACGAGGCGCGTGTCGCCGCCCGCGGCATCGAACTCGGCGAGCTTCTTGCGCAGCAGCGCGAGCAGCAGGCTCACCGGGTAACTCAGCGGGCGGCGCTGAACCAGCCGAGGCAGCGCCTCATCATCCTCGGCTTGCGGCTTCTGCCGCAAGTAGGCATAGCCCTCGGCTTCGTCCAACAAGAGTTCCAGCCCGAGCATCGCGACGTAATCGCGTACCCGCGCCTGAAGCGCGAGCAGACCTTGCCAGAGCGCGGGATTCGTATCCTGGTAAAACACACCCTTGAAGAGCGTGATGAGTACCGGGGAGAGTTGTTGGCTCGCCGCGTCGCGTTCGCTCATCGATGTCCCGGTTCAGCGGCTGAAAATGACCGTGGGCAGGCTGGCCCGCATCTCGCGCCCGAGGGCGTCGGTCCAGCCGACCGTCTGGGGGCAAGAGTCGTCGATGAGCGCCTTGCTGTCATCGGCGGCGAGGCTCAAGTACGCGACCAGTTCCGCGAGCCCTTGTTCCAGCGGGTACTCCGCGAGCAGCGCGGTGAGCGCAATTTGCTCGCGTACCTGCAACGTCCGGCGGATGCGCGCATCGAGCTCGGCCTTGTCCACGTATACTTGCTCGAACAGCGCAGCTGCCTCGATCCCTTCGCCCCCCTCCTCGATCGATTGTTGGGCGATGCGTGGCTTGAGCGGCGGCGTGAACAGAGGGCGATCCATCACCAGCGCGACGGAGGGGGCCGTATCGTTCAGCGCCATAAAATCGCCCTCGGGCGGACTATTCCGTATGGCCAGTGCCTGTTGTTCGATGTCGCGAATAATGGTCATGATCCGCCGGTTCTCCAGCCAGGCCTGATCGTCCAGGTACTTGCGCAACTGTTCCGAGAGGCGCGCCACGGTGCGCTGGGCTGCCTCGCCCGCCTCCAACCAATCGTAGTGGACACGCAACAAGCGCCGGTCGGGGCGCGTCTCGGCGATCGGGTCCAGGGACAGGATACGCTCCAACAGGGCGGACAGTTCTTCCTGCCGCGCCGGTGACATCAGGAAATCCCAGAAGGCGCGGAAGCTCTTGCCCTGGTCCGAGTCGGCGATCGTGTCGCGCTCGCCAAAAATACTTTCCAGGAGCTCACCCTTGCCGCCTTCCCACAATGCGATTCGCTCGCGCACCTGGCGGTCAAGATCGCGGAAGTTCTGCTCGACCTGGCGGAAGTCGGAGAGCAGCGCGCGGGCGGTTTCCCCCATCTGATAAAAGCGTTCCTTGAGCTGCGTGGCATCCATGAGATCGATCTCGCCTTTGCGTATGCGCGCGACCTCGGCCTCGATCTCGGCCCGGCGCTTTTCCAGCTCGGCGATTCGAACCGCCGGGTCGGTTTCCGTCCCGCGCGCCATCTGGTGGAGCAGATCAAAGATGGTCTTAAGGCGTGACTCGGTGCCGATGAACTGCTTCTGCTCCAGGCTGGATAGCCATTCGATTGCCTTCTCTGTCGCTGGCGTCAGATCGAAGCGTGGCTCGTCGCTGTCCT
The sequence above is a segment of the Actinomycetota bacterium genome. Coding sequences within it:
- a CDS encoding ATP-binding protein, producing the protein MQTQPIDFAGSDERAGFRLHRFEVYNWGTFHNKVWSLHPKGDNTLLTGDIGSGKSTLVDAITTLLVPAQKITYNKAAGAESKERTLKSYVLGHYKSERSDTGLAARPVALRDHNSYAVLLGHFRNEGFDQHVTLAQVFWIKDGEGQPQRFYVVADVPLSIAEHFAGFGADINDLKKRLRRSPQVEVHDSFPPYGAAFRRRFGIGNEQAMDLFNQTVSMKSVGNLTDFVRDHMLEAFPVESRIEALVSHFDDLNRAHEAVLKAKVQIKALDPLVADCDHHAEIAAQVEELRACREALKPWFAQLKGELLAKRIASLDAELARLAARIGALTEKRRSRQAERDDLKRAIADNGGDRIERIASEIAAKREEKTRRMERAEKYNALARALSFPEVRDIETFLANGHRLHDEREAAQSRQAEVQNAHTETEIEFRQLKREHDEISAEVVSLRERRSNIDSRVLAIRDRLCAELSINAEDLPFAGELLQVRDNEADWEGAAERLLRSFGLSLLVPDAHYVKVAAWVDRTHLRGRLMYFRVRDVQNVGLPSLHPQSLMRKLVIKPDSPFYPWLEVELARRFDHACCDTQDAFRREKQAIT
- a CDS encoding DUF4194 domain-containing protein, which encodes MSERDAASQQLSPVLITLFKGVFYQDTNPALWQGLLALQARVRDYVAMLGLELLLDEAEGYAYLRQKPQAEDDEALPRLVQRRPLSYPVSLLLALLRKKLAEFDAAGGDTRLVLTGEQIVELVRVFLPDTANEARLLDRIDSHINKLVELGFLRKLRGQEHQFEVMRILKTFVEAQWLAEFDERLKGYRSHIAEAGE
- a CDS encoding DUF3375 domain-containing protein, with product MEKRDMDYHALVALRHHHPAWRLLAAEHAPFIIAFLYDAFTKPNRRTLGQSELSGRLDDYLYSLRSMVGDMAFPKTAGNYLNDWVEDNKGWLRKFYPEDSDEPRFDLTPATEKAIEWLSSLEQKQFIGTESRLKTIFDLLHQMARGTETDPAVRIAELEKRRAEIEAEVARIRKGEIDLMDATQLKERFYQMGETARALLSDFRQVEQNFRDLDRQVRERIALWEGGKGELLESIFGERDTIADSDQGKSFRAFWDFLMSPARQEELSALLERILSLDPIAETRPDRRLLRVHYDWLEAGEAAQRTVARLSEQLRKYLDDQAWLENRRIMTIIRDIEQQALAIRNSPPEGDFMALNDTAPSVALVMDRPLFTPPLKPRIAQQSIEEGGEGIEAAALFEQVYVDKAELDARIRRTLQVREQIALTALLAEYPLEQGLAELVAYLSLAADDSKALIDDSCPQTVGWTDALGREMRASLPTVIFSR